A genomic window from Terrisporobacter glycolicus ATCC 14880 = DSM 1288 includes:
- a CDS encoding terminase large subunit domain-containing protein — MAVTKKKTIYFKFSDKHKEYIRNCAKNTYNFAEGAVRAGKTVDNVYAFAHEIKDTKDKIHLATGSTSANAKLNIGDANGFGLEYIFRGQSHWGKYKGNECLYIKGPSTKYKQRIVIFAGGALANSYKKIRGNSYGMWIATEINLHHDNTIKEAFNRLIAANKRKIFWDLNPDNPNATIYTEYIDKYDKLNQKGELLGGYNYQHFTIDDNITISDERREEIKSQYDKTSIWYQRDILGKRCIAEGLIYRQFADNTEKYKNNEVKDLMMINVGVDFGGNKSGHSFVATGITPGYRKIKPLSSERHFGDIDPKKLGQLFVSFLQKILDRYGFITCVYCDSAEQVLIRGLRSSAIEARLGHIHIRDALKSSITDRIQLTCMLIAQDRFEYTDDCATLEIALCGAIWDPKELTENVRLDDGTSDIDTLDAYEYSIEKYTNRLLPRKR, encoded by the coding sequence ATGGCTGTGACTAAAAAGAAAACAATATACTTTAAATTTTCTGATAAGCATAAAGAATATATTAGGAATTGCGCTAAAAATACTTATAATTTTGCAGAAGGAGCGGTAAGAGCTGGTAAAACTGTTGATAATGTTTATGCTTTTGCTCATGAGATTAAAGATACTAAAGATAAAATACACTTAGCTACAGGTTCAACAAGTGCAAATGCTAAATTAAATATAGGTGATGCTAATGGATTTGGCCTTGAATATATTTTTAGAGGACAATCTCACTGGGGAAAGTATAAAGGCAATGAATGTTTATACATTAAAGGTCCAAGTACAAAATACAAGCAGAGAATAGTAATATTTGCTGGTGGTGCTTTAGCTAATTCATATAAAAAGATAAGAGGGAACTCTTATGGAATGTGGATAGCAACAGAAATCAACTTACATCATGATAATACTATAAAAGAAGCTTTTAACCGTTTGATTGCAGCTAATAAAAGAAAAATATTTTGGGATTTAAACCCGGACAATCCTAATGCAACTATATATACAGAGTACATAGATAAATATGATAAGTTAAATCAGAAAGGTGAACTATTAGGAGGATATAACTATCAGCATTTTACTATAGACGATAATATAACAATATCAGATGAACGTAGAGAAGAGATAAAATCACAATATGATAAAACTTCTATTTGGTATCAAAGAGATATTCTAGGTAAAAGATGTATAGCTGAAGGACTTATATATAGGCAATTTGCAGATAACACGGAAAAATATAAAAATAATGAAGTTAAAGATTTAATGATGATTAATGTAGGAGTTGACTTCGGAGGGAATAAATCTGGACATTCTTTTGTTGCTACTGGAATAACACCAGGATATAGAAAAATAAAACCGTTGTCTAGCGAAAGACATTTTGGAGATATAGATCCTAAAAAGCTAGGGCAATTATTTGTAAGCTTCTTACAGAAAATTCTAGATAGATATGGGTTTATAACTTGTGTTTATTGTGATAGCGCAGAACAAGTTTTAATAAGAGGATTAAGAAGTTCAGCCATTGAAGCAAGGTTAGGGCATATTCATATCAGAGATGCACTTAAATCATCTATTACAGATAGAATACAACTTACTTGTATGTTGATAGCTCAAGATAGATTTGAATATACAGATGATTGTGCTACTTTAGAAATTGCTTTATGTGGGGCAATATGGGACCCAAAGGAACTTACTGAAAATGTAAGGTTAGATGATGGTACAAGTGACATAGATACACTTGATGCATATGAATATTCAATAGAAAAATATACTAATAGGCTATTACCTAGAAAAAGATAG
- a CDS encoding ASCH/PUA domain-containing protein, with protein sequence MRIHELKILPKYFERVIKGEKTFEIRKNDRDFQTGDEIELKEFDNIRNEFSGRCVFGRISYILNSGEYGLKQGYCVFSFKINKVAMEELK encoded by the coding sequence ATGAGAATACATGAGCTAAAGATATTACCTAAGTACTTTGAAAGAGTGATTAAAGGTGAGAAAACTTTTGAAATAAGAAAAAATGATAGAGATTTTCAAACTGGTGATGAAATAGAGCTGAAAGAATTTGATAATATAAGAAATGAATTTAGTGGTAGATGTGTATTTGGAAGGATAAGTTATATACTCAATAGTGGAGAATATGGTCTAAAACAAGGATATTGTGTGTTTTCTTTTAAAATAAATAAAGTAGCTATGGAGGAATTGAAATAA
- a CDS encoding DUF6751 family protein, which translates to MKFNENITLYNAYYDKTSDALKYRRTYIRGVSFQGKRALSSASKDLLANDNAYNIYIPFNADIEDKIYVRPKEYEKLSEAEKEKYFTFNNDDKIVKGIIDFELTGRKPNNIAYLENSYDDVVNITSISINDYCSEKLRHWKVGAK; encoded by the coding sequence ATGAAGTTTAATGAAAATATAACTTTATATAATGCTTATTATGATAAAACTAGTGATGCATTAAAATATAGGAGAACATATATAAGAGGTGTAAGTTTTCAAGGGAAAAGAGCTTTAAGTTCAGCTAGTAAAGATTTATTAGCAAATGATAATGCTTATAACATATACATACCATTTAATGCAGATATAGAAGATAAAATCTATGTGAGGCCTAAAGAATATGAAAAACTAAGTGAAGCTGAGAAAGAGAAATATTTTACTTTTAACAATGATGATAAAATAGTTAAAGGTATCATAGATTTTGAATTGACAGGTAGAAAGCCTAATAATATAGCTTATTTAGAAAACTCATATGATGATGTTGTTAATATAACTAGTATAAGTATAAATGATTACTGTAGTGAGAAATTAAGGCATTGGAAGGTAGGTGCTAAGTAA
- a CDS encoding terminase small subunit: MARVRSPNRDKAYEIYKLNNGEILLKDIATQLGVKDTQVRKWKSQDKWEEKLKGTLPKEKRNVNNKKVTKKKAEKQADFNEVESVLENTELTEKQRLFCIYYIEDFNATRAYRKVYGCSYNTAKTEGSKCLTKPNIKLEIDRLTEECLQEQEINSKLLNKRLFQKYMNIAFSDITDFLEFNSEKVEGEFGPYLKNSVVLKDSTQLDGTLISEISEGKDGVKVKLLDKMKALDWLDKHIGLASEEQKARIENIKAKTNKITGDNTEVEDTSETDSDIYGCD, from the coding sequence ATGGCTAGAGTAAGAAGTCCTAATAGAGATAAAGCTTATGAAATATATAAACTAAATAATGGAGAAATCTTACTTAAGGATATTGCTACTCAACTTGGTGTGAAAGATACTCAAGTTAGAAAATGGAAATCTCAAGATAAATGGGAAGAAAAACTAAAAGGAACGTTACCTAAGGAGAAAAGGAACGTTAATAATAAAAAAGTAACTAAAAAGAAGGCAGAAAAACAAGCTGATTTTAATGAAGTTGAGTCGGTATTAGAAAATACTGAACTTACTGAAAAACAAAGATTATTTTGTATTTATTATATAGAGGATTTTAATGCTACAAGAGCGTATCGCAAGGTTTATGGATGTAGCTATAATACAGCTAAAACAGAAGGTTCTAAATGCCTAACAAAACCTAACATAAAATTAGAAATAGATAGACTGACTGAAGAATGCTTACAAGAACAAGAAATTAATTCTAAATTACTTAATAAAAGATTATTTCAAAAGTATATGAATATAGCTTTTTCTGACATAACTGATTTCTTAGAATTTAATAGTGAGAAAGTAGAAGGAGAGTTTGGGCCATATCTAAAAAATAGTGTAGTTCTAAAAGATAGTACTCAGCTGGACGGAACTCTTATAAGTGAAATATCTGAAGGTAAAGATGGAGTTAAAGTTAAATTATTAGATAAAATGAAAGCGTTAGATTGGTTAGACAAACACATAGGATTGGCTTCAGAAGAACAAAAGGCAAGGATTGAAAATATAAAAGCTAAAACTAATAAGATAACAGGCGATAACACCGAGGTAGAAGATACATCAGAAACGGATAGTGATATTTATGGCTGTGACTAA
- a CDS encoding phage scaffolding protein produces MKREFLKNLGLTDEQIDSIMAENGKDIEKHKASLDKANQDLETTKEKVTGLEMQLADANTQIQQFNDMDIEGIKKSVDDWKAKYEADTEKLNKQLTDKDYEYNLKEYTGKFKFANERVKNSIIQDLKEKDFKLENGVFLGADDYMKQLQESEPTSFIADEPKDPVPQIIKPGGGDPSPKNNGFGFANMFSGVRPREEK; encoded by the coding sequence ATGAAAAGAGAATTTTTAAAAAATTTAGGCCTTACTGATGAACAAATAGACAGCATTATGGCTGAAAATGGTAAGGATATAGAAAAACATAAAGCTTCATTAGATAAAGCTAATCAAGACTTAGAAACAACAAAGGAAAAAGTAACAGGACTTGAAATGCAGTTAGCTGATGCAAATACTCAAATACAGCAGTTTAATGATATGGACATTGAAGGTATTAAAAAATCAGTTGATGATTGGAAAGCTAAATATGAAGCTGATACAGAAAAACTTAATAAGCAGTTAACAGATAAAGATTACGAGTATAACTTAAAAGAGTATACAGGTAAATTTAAATTTGCTAATGAACGTGTTAAGAACTCTATTATTCAAGATTTAAAAGAAAAAGATTTTAAACTTGAGAATGGAGTCTTTTTAGGTGCTGATGACTATATGAAGCAGTTACAAGAAAGTGAGCCAACTTCTTTTATAGCTGATGAACCTAAAGATCCAGTACCACAAATTATTAAACCTGGTGGAGGAGATCCATCACCTAAAAATAATGGCTTTGGTTTTGCAAATATGTTTTCTGGTGTAAGACCAAGAGAAGAAAAATAA
- a CDS encoding minor capsid protein has protein sequence MAKVKLKMEPLQKILTARRLQENGEGQKFLSSQVKKFCDPYVPFQEGPLKNTAVVNTKSVIYPSIYARYQYYGVSKLGKPLNYGHPPLRGKMWDKRMMADKGPELVSSVAKFCGGKSK, from the coding sequence ATGGCTAAAGTAAAATTAAAAATGGAACCTTTGCAAAAGATTTTAACTGCTAGAAGGCTACAAGAAAATGGAGAGGGACAAAAGTTTTTATCTAGTCAAGTAAAAAAATTTTGTGATCCTTATGTACCGTTTCAAGAAGGCCCGCTTAAAAATACAGCAGTAGTTAATACAAAGAGCGTAATTTATCCGTCTATTTATGCTAGATATCAATACTACGGAGTTAGTAAACTAGGTAAACCACTTAACTATGGCCACCCTCCTTTGAGAGGAAAGATGTGGGATAAAAGAATGATGGCAGATAAAGGTCCGGAACTTGTAAGTTCTGTTGCAAAATTCTGCGGAGGAAAATCTAAATGA
- a CDS encoding DUF6673 family protein: MILKINNEEIELDFDVYDVDTSEKYEDALKEVIQGNESLEDNASTSQIIREQCKLVFKFFNDIFGEGTDKDVFGDKVNLRICLDALEQVIANANTQVEGMKNRVNKYSPNRAQRRKKM, encoded by the coding sequence ATGATATTAAAAATTAACAATGAAGAAATTGAATTAGACTTTGATGTGTATGATGTAGATACATCTGAAAAATATGAGGATGCATTAAAAGAGGTTATACAAGGAAATGAATCGTTAGAAGATAATGCGAGTACATCTCAAATAATAAGAGAACAATGTAAATTAGTTTTTAAGTTTTTCAACGATATATTTGGTGAAGGTACTGACAAAGATGTATTTGGGGACAAGGTAAATTTAAGAATATGTTTAGATGCGCTTGAACAAGTTATAGCAAATGCTAATACTCAAGTTGAGGGTATGAAGAATAGAGTAAATAAATATTCTCCAAATAGAGCTCAAAGAAGAAAGAAAATGTAG
- a CDS encoding phosphoadenosine phosphosulfate reductase family protein: protein MTTTYIASFSGGKDSVAMVLKLIEEGWPLDRVAYIDIGLEFGEQRNIIKICERRFKELKPDLIFDRIKPKKSFEEYFYTVKKKGKFKGQIYGWPFTAGFNSWCNDRLKQRPFREYQKQFEDTIIYLGIAADEPKRLKKLESNRKAPLAEWGMTEADCLKYIKEKGFWNPMYWKFERQGCYLCPKQNNRSLKVVRRRYPFLWQHMLDMDKDSPIPFRADGTTLRELDDRFRYEESQRILEPLPLVERELFYKSEQIEF from the coding sequence ATGACTACAACATATATTGCTAGCTTTAGCGGGGGAAAAGATAGTGTAGCCATGGTATTAAAACTCATAGAAGAAGGTTGGCCGTTAGATAGAGTTGCATATATAGATATTGGTTTAGAGTTTGGAGAACAACGTAATATTATAAAAATTTGTGAAAGGAGATTTAAAGAACTTAAACCAGATCTAATATTTGACAGGATAAAACCTAAAAAGAGTTTTGAAGAATACTTCTACACAGTTAAGAAAAAAGGCAAGTTTAAAGGTCAGATTTATGGATGGCCATTTACAGCAGGCTTTAATAGTTGGTGTAACGATAGGCTAAAGCAAAGGCCTTTTAGAGAATATCAAAAGCAGTTTGAGGATACAATCATTTATTTGGGAATAGCAGCAGATGAACCTAAAAGACTTAAGAAGCTAGAAAGTAATAGAAAAGCACCTTTAGCAGAATGGGGAATGACAGAAGCTGATTGTCTTAAATATATAAAAGAAAAAGGATTTTGGAATCCAATGTATTGGAAATTTGAAAGGCAAGGTTGTTATTTATGTCCTAAACAAAACAATAGAAGCTTAAAGGTAGTAAGAAGAAGATATCCATTTTTATGGCAACATATGTTAGATATGGACAAGGATAGTCCGATACCTTTTAGAGCAGATGGAACGACATTAAGAGAATTGGATGATAGATTCAGATATGAAGAAAGTCAACGTATATTAGAGCCACTACCTCTTGTGGAGAGAGAATTGTTTTACAAGAGTGAACAAATAGAATTTTAA
- a CDS encoding phage portal protein — protein MFEKIKNFIKGVLKKLNKKPIIEKELNIEVAVSDEMIKAIDLWTSIYNNKPPWINENVKTIGLAPAIAGEFARLVTLELESVITGNDYINEQYQIVIERIRDYCEFACAKGGVVFKPYISDEDIAVDLVQAENFYPTSFNSKGEVTGAIFLEFKQEGKKTYTRVEYHNLTKQGYYISNTAYVKENYNGASLNNNNDLGDQVPLGAVKGWEDLEEEALIKNVDKPLFSYFKIPIANNIDTSSPLGVSVYSRATDLIEEGDKQYSRILWEYEGTELAVNAGIEAFALDREGNPKIPVGKERLYRTFDIGNGSNNKLLDTFSPDIRDAPLFNGLNQLLRKIEFNCGLAYGTLSDVQETAKTATEIKTSRQRSYVTVSDIQKALEKSLINLAYAMNVWAMLAGYSKTSKYDMSFKFDDSLVIDKDTDLLSMQNDVASGLIRPELYIMKKYGVTEEEALKMMPNNQELDEVDDLE, from the coding sequence ATGTTTGAAAAAATAAAAAACTTTATAAAGGGGGTGCTAAAAAAGTTGAATAAGAAACCAATCATTGAAAAAGAACTTAATATTGAAGTTGCTGTATCAGATGAAATGATAAAAGCTATAGATTTATGGACTTCAATATATAACAATAAACCTCCTTGGATAAATGAAAATGTAAAAACAATAGGATTAGCCCCTGCTATTGCTGGAGAATTTGCGAGGCTTGTAACTTTAGAGTTGGAAAGTGTAATTACAGGAAATGATTACATAAATGAACAGTATCAAATAGTTATAGAAAGAATAAGAGATTATTGTGAATTTGCTTGTGCAAAAGGTGGAGTGGTATTCAAGCCTTATATAAGCGATGAAGATATAGCGGTTGATTTAGTTCAAGCTGAAAACTTTTATCCTACATCTTTTAATAGTAAAGGTGAAGTAACAGGAGCGATATTCTTAGAGTTTAAGCAAGAAGGTAAAAAGACATATACAAGAGTTGAATATCATAACTTGACAAAACAAGGATATTATATTTCAAATACTGCATATGTAAAAGAAAATTACAATGGAGCTTCTTTGAACAATAATAATGATTTAGGTGATCAAGTGCCTCTTGGTGCAGTAAAAGGCTGGGAAGATTTAGAGGAAGAAGCTCTTATTAAAAACGTAGATAAGCCTTTATTTTCTTATTTTAAGATTCCTATAGCTAATAACATTGATACATCAAGTCCACTGGGAGTTAGTGTTTACAGCAGAGCTACAGATTTAATAGAAGAAGGAGATAAACAATATAGTAGGATACTTTGGGAATATGAAGGCACAGAGCTTGCAGTTAATGCAGGTATAGAAGCTTTTGCATTAGATAGAGAAGGTAATCCTAAAATACCAGTAGGAAAAGAAAGACTATATAGAACCTTTGATATAGGAAATGGTTCTAATAATAAGCTTCTTGATACTTTTAGTCCAGATATTAGAGACGCCCCACTATTTAACGGATTAAATCAATTACTTAGAAAAATAGAGTTCAATTGTGGATTAGCATATGGAACTTTAAGTGATGTACAGGAGACAGCTAAGACAGCTACTGAAATAAAAACAAGTAGACAAAGAAGTTATGTGACTGTAAGTGATATTCAAAAGGCTTTAGAAAAATCTTTAATAAATTTAGCTTATGCAATGAATGTGTGGGCCATGCTTGCTGGATATTCTAAGACTAGTAAATATGATATGTCATTTAAGTTTGATGATAGTTTAGTAATAGATAAAGATACAGATTTGCTAAGTATGCAAAATGATGTAGCTTCTGGACTTATTAGGCCAGAGTTATATATCATGAAAAAATATGGAGTAACTGAGGAAGAAGCTCTTAAAATGATGCCGAATAATCAAGAACTAGATGAAGTTGATGATTTAGAATAG
- a CDS encoding Spo0E family sporulation regulatory protein-aspartic acid phosphatase — MLEDLKEILSNLYTQYGLTDDTLRLSQLLDKLIYQEMK; from the coding sequence ATGTTAGAGGATTTAAAAGAAATACTTAGCAACTTATATACACAGTATGGCTTAACAGACGACACTCTAAGATTAAGCCAATTACTAGATAAACTTATATATCAAGAAATGAAATAG
- a CDS encoding MazG nucleotide pyrophosphohydrolase domain-containing protein yields MEYTDYRQAVEHNKDLCSTIAMEENAELIQAISKAKRGKLDKDNLAEEIADVLICIDWIQEIYGISPAEVYSWTDRKKERIVTRLNTGEFK; encoded by the coding sequence ATGGAATATACAGATTATAGACAAGCAGTAGAACACAATAAGGACTTATGCAGTACAATAGCCATGGAAGAGAATGCAGAGCTTATACAAGCTATTTCAAAGGCTAAGAGGGGCAAACTAGATAAAGATAATCTAGCAGAAGAAATAGCAGATGTATTGATTTGTATAGATTGGATTCAAGAAATATACGGAATAAGTCCGGCAGAAGTATATAGCTGGACGGATAGAAAAAAAGAAAGAATAGTTACAAGATTAAATACTGGTGAATTTAAGTAG
- a CDS encoding DUF4145 domain-containing protein: protein MDWKETIHLECKNYICGYCGLNVGNDRGFHTDERIGMLGGSYREYNIYICPKCNKPTFFDDKEKQYPGVKIGSNIQNITHEEVVDLYKEARNCFSVDAFTSVALCCRKLLMNISVNLGANENESFFYYVNWLDKNMYIPPNSKGWVDQIRKIGNNATHEINIISKEDAEKTMKFIEMLLKIVYELPAMLNNQEEF, encoded by the coding sequence ATGGATTGGAAAGAAACTATACATTTGGAATGTAAAAATTATATATGTGGTTATTGTGGCTTGAACGTTGGAAATGATAGGGGTTTTCATACTGATGAAAGAATTGGTATGTTAGGTGGTTCATATCGTGAATATAACATATATATATGCCCAAAGTGCAATAAACCAACATTTTTTGATGATAAAGAAAAGCAATATCCAGGAGTGAAAATTGGTTCAAATATTCAAAATATAACACATGAAGAAGTAGTAGATTTATATAAAGAAGCTAGAAATTGTTTTAGTGTAGATGCATTTACTTCAGTAGCTTTATGTTGTAGAAAATTGCTAATGAATATATCTGTTAACCTAGGAGCAAATGAAAATGAATCATTTTTTTATTATGTTAATTGGTTAGATAAAAATATGTATATACCACCAAATTCAAAAGGGTGGGTAGATCAAATCAGAAAAATAGGAAATAATGCAACCCATGAAATTAATATCATAAGCAAAGAAGATGCAGAAAAAACTATGAAATTTATTGAGATGTTGTTGAAAATAGTGTATGAACTTCCTGCTATGTTGAATAATCAAGAAGAATTCTAA
- a CDS encoding phage minor capsid protein, giving the protein MLTPDYLKKAPDYIVKLYQELEDFIIEDISRRIAKAGKITSTAEWQYIKAQEIGLSEREIKKKIKEMLKKSDKEIDKLFKEAAEESIKFDNKIYEKANLKTISLDGSKMLQDYVKAFKKQTKGELKNITNSLGFCTKEVNEKIKSRLLTQAYIKHMDFAQLQISSGAIDYNTAIRNTVKELSKSGVQFINYDSGWHNRLDVAVRRSTLTGLNQMSQKMTEGLMEEMNCEYVEVSAHPGARPTHEEWQGGVYQMNGSSSEYPNFEDTTGYGSADGLGGYGCRHSFFPFFPGISTRTYSKEDLKNINPYENIDYNGKTYTYYEATQKQRQLERDIRASKRELVGYKAIGDNQAFANASIKLQQQKEAYNSFNKAVNLKANNARTQANGFGRSISQKSVNNYKSVEKEANRLYNLGSSKDNIKAYLRDKPTRDILEKRNIQFVQRINEKEVIVKLDKPNITGVREHIYDNMKVKEDRKNMTPSKGQEFVDNAKLVLYQELNETIKFLADKGYTVLNLDYELVTIVPQKWRNKYNKYI; this is encoded by the coding sequence ATGTTAACACCAGATTATCTTAAAAAAGCTCCAGATTATATAGTTAAACTGTATCAAGAGTTAGAAGATTTTATTATTGAAGATATATCAAGAAGGATTGCTAAAGCTGGGAAAATTACTAGTACAGCAGAATGGCAATATATAAAAGCTCAAGAAATAGGACTAAGCGAAAGAGAAATAAAAAAGAAAATAAAAGAGATGCTTAAAAAGTCAGATAAAGAAATAGATAAATTATTTAAAGAAGCAGCAGAAGAGTCTATTAAATTTGATAATAAAATATATGAAAAAGCTAATCTTAAGACTATCAGTTTAGATGGCTCTAAAATGTTACAAGACTATGTAAAAGCATTTAAGAAACAGACAAAAGGAGAATTAAAAAATATAACTAATTCATTAGGATTTTGCACAAAAGAAGTAAATGAAAAAATAAAAAGCAGATTGTTAACTCAAGCTTATATAAAACATATGGATTTTGCACAACTTCAAATATCAAGTGGAGCTATAGATTATAATACTGCTATTAGGAATACCGTAAAGGAACTTTCAAAAAGCGGAGTTCAATTTATTAATTATGATAGTGGTTGGCATAATAGATTGGATGTAGCTGTAAGAAGGTCAACATTAACAGGACTTAATCAGATGTCTCAGAAAATGACAGAAGGCTTAATGGAAGAAATGAACTGCGAATATGTAGAAGTGTCTGCACATCCTGGAGCTAGACCAACTCATGAAGAATGGCAAGGTGGAGTATATCAAATGAATGGGAGTTCTTCGGAATATCCTAACTTTGAAGATACTACAGGCTATGGAAGCGCAGATGGTTTAGGTGGGTATGGTTGTAGGCACAGCTTTTTTCCGTTTTTCCCAGGTATAAGTACAAGGACTTATTCAAAAGAGGATTTAAAGAATATAAATCCATATGAAAATATAGATTATAATGGTAAAACTTATACTTATTATGAAGCTACACAAAAGCAAAGACAATTAGAAAGAGATATAAGAGCAAGTAAAAGAGAGTTAGTAGGATATAAGGCTATAGGAGATAATCAAGCATTTGCAAATGCAAGTATCAAGCTACAACAACAGAAAGAAGCTTATAATTCTTTTAATAAAGCTGTTAACTTGAAAGCAAATAATGCAAGAACTCAGGCTAATGGATTTGGAAGGAGTATAAGTCAAAAATCTGTTAATAATTATAAATCTGTTGAAAAAGAAGCTAATAGGTTATACAATTTAGGTAGTAGCAAAGATAATATAAAAGCTTACTTGAGAGACAAACCAACGAGAGATATTTTAGAGAAACGTAACATACAATTTGTTCAAAGAATTAACGAAAAGGAAGTAATTGTTAAACTAGATAAGCCGAATATAACCGGTGTGAGAGAGCATATTTATGATAATATGAAGGTAAAAGAAGATAGAAAAAATATGACACCAAGTAAAGGGCAAGAATTTGTTGATAATGCTAAGTTAGTACTTTATCAAGAACTTAACGAGACGATTAAATTCTTAGCAGACAAAGGCTATACAGTGTTAAATTTGGACTATGAGTTAGTAACTATAGTTCCACAAAAATGGAGAAATAAATATAATAAATATATTTAA
- a CDS encoding Thoeris anti-defense Tad2 family protein — protein MTKPYLFIKTADDNRIQWVTSQADVFAEDWMFYNE, from the coding sequence ATGACAAAGCCTTATTTATTTATAAAAACTGCAGATGATAATAGAATACAGTGGGTAACTTCTCAAGCAGATGTATTCGCAGAGGATTGGATGTTTTATAATGAATAA
- a CDS encoding nucleoid-associated protein — protein sequence MIINKYIVHVLDRNSENPILNDFEGKVSLEIGNFFRKTIKGIIKDTDLRKAAFNNYEENIVRQCSEQIIYDEKSFIQNSKEIASYLFEAMKNNDEITSCDLAIVMYTNKDQRGVAIVKLDYKGLIHHDIALVDDKFNVSINKNESALSNSKPKQAALIESHGLNDEYQLRVLDKQYENMGVESKFIKKFLDVEKIVDDSYKTKEFIKVTNKVLEVCCGNEPKKLEDIKSLMNYMLKENSVFDMDRFTGNMDKDKREGLKEYLEEKELYKDFNIDKKVVEKALENRTIKTDSGFKISANLVDFEDPMKYSLRQNEDGTCDIVIKNVSFYEG from the coding sequence ATGATAATAAACAAATACATAGTTCATGTTCTAGATAGAAATAGCGAGAATCCAATTTTAAATGATTTTGAAGGAAAGGTTAGTTTAGAAATAGGTAACTTCTTTCGAAAGACAATCAAGGGAATAATAAAAGATACAGATCTAAGAAAAGCAGCATTCAACAATTATGAGGAAAACATAGTAAGACAGTGTAGTGAACAAATAATCTACGATGAAAAAAGTTTCATACAAAATTCAAAAGAAATAGCAAGTTACTTATTTGAAGCAATGAAAAATAATGATGAAATAACATCTTGTGACTTAGCAATAGTGATGTACACAAATAAAGACCAAAGAGGGGTTGCAATAGTCAAATTAGATTATAAAGGCTTAATACATCATGATATTGCATTAGTTGATGATAAGTTCAATGTTAGCATAAACAAAAATGAATCTGCTTTAAGCAATTCTAAACCTAAACAAGCAGCACTTATAGAGTCACATGGACTTAATGATGAATATCAACTAAGAGTACTGGACAAGCAGTATGAAAATATGGGGGTAGAATCTAAGTTTATTAAGAAATTTCTAGATGTAGAAAAAATAGTAGATGATAGTTACAAAACAAAAGAGTTTATAAAAGTTACAAATAAAGTGCTTGAGGTATGCTGCGGAAATGAACCTAAAAAGTTAGAAGATATAAAATCTCTAATGAATTATATGTTAAAAGAAAATAGTGTATTTGATATGGATAGATTTACAGGAAATATGGACAAAGATAAACGAGAGGGGCTTAAGGAATATCTAGAAGAAAAAGAACTGTATAAAGATTTTAATATAGATAAAAAAGTAGTTGAAAAGGCACTTGAAAACAGAACTATAAAGACTGATTCTGGATTTAAAATAAGTGCAAATTTAGTAGACTTTGAAGATCCTATGAAATATAGCCTAAGACAAAATGAAGATGGAACGTGCGATATAGTAATTAAAAATGTTAGTTTTTACGAAGGATAA